A window from Corynebacterium urogenitale encodes these proteins:
- the metS gene encoding methionine/alanine import NSS transporter subunit MetS: MTAPAIILMVLFILVIWGGLVATITMLSGTDDDTTGELGNAPGTDDASLTQITEGVH; encoded by the coding sequence ATGACTGCACCAGCAATTATCCTGATGGTTCTGTTCATCCTGGTCATTTGGGGTGGCTTGGTCGCAACGATCACCATGCTCAGCGGCACCGATGATGACACAACTGGAGAGCTGGGTAACGCCCCAGGAACCGATGATGCATCACTCACGCAAATCACGGAGGGCGTCCACTAA
- a CDS encoding sodium-dependent transporter produces the protein MASTTHSSRSKRETFNNRLMFMMAAIGSAVGLGNIWRFPYVAYENGGGAFLVPYLVALITAGIPILWFDFAIGHRYRASAPLAFRRISRWAEPIGWFKAGVCFFIAIYYAAIVAWAGLYTVKSFNTAWGDDPESYLMEEFLKLDAASTFSGEFVTPILLTLIGVWVFSIIVLALNVNKGIGALTLVFVPVLIVLFAIMVVRALFLDGALEGLNALFTPDWSVLTDSSVWIAAYGQIFFSLSVGFGIMITYASYLKARTNLTGTGSVTAFANSSFELLAGIGVFATLGFMAVASGVAVDEVASSGIGLAFIAFPTIINEMPMGALFGVLFFGSLFLAGITSLISIQEVVFAALREKLGWSRSMTAIVFGGLMGILSTVLFASTSGLVILDIMDKWTNNLGIVFCATVALLVVGWVTGRRNEIAQHLNAVSSLRVGAVWEFCAFILTPVTLIIMLVLEVKSMLAEPYEGYASAQLNLYGWGVVAAIIVAGIILSVLPYSKRTTTDGIPGSDFGVPPKGRKKGEPNPLAADTAVNAATTATVDSSATSRS, from the coding sequence ATGGCAAGCACTACTCACAGCTCCCGCTCGAAAAGGGAGACATTCAATAACCGCCTGATGTTCATGATGGCTGCAATCGGCTCCGCCGTCGGCCTCGGCAACATTTGGCGCTTTCCCTACGTCGCGTACGAGAACGGCGGCGGCGCGTTCCTCGTCCCCTACCTGGTGGCACTGATCACCGCCGGCATCCCAATCCTGTGGTTCGACTTCGCCATTGGCCACCGCTACCGTGCCTCAGCTCCACTGGCATTCCGTCGCATTTCCCGCTGGGCCGAACCCATCGGCTGGTTCAAGGCAGGCGTCTGCTTCTTCATCGCCATCTACTACGCCGCGATTGTTGCCTGGGCTGGCCTCTACACCGTCAAGTCCTTCAACACGGCGTGGGGTGACGACCCTGAGTCCTACCTCATGGAGGAATTCCTCAAGCTGGACGCCGCCTCGACCTTCTCCGGCGAGTTCGTCACCCCGATTTTGCTGACGCTGATTGGCGTCTGGGTGTTCTCCATCATCGTGCTGGCTCTCAACGTCAACAAGGGAATCGGTGCGCTGACCCTGGTGTTCGTTCCGGTGCTCATTGTCCTGTTCGCCATCATGGTGGTCCGCGCCCTCTTCCTCGACGGCGCTCTCGAGGGCCTCAACGCCCTGTTCACCCCGGACTGGTCCGTTCTGACTGACAGCTCCGTGTGGATCGCAGCCTACGGCCAGATCTTCTTCTCTCTGTCCGTCGGCTTCGGCATCATGATCACCTACGCCTCCTACCTGAAGGCCCGCACCAACCTCACTGGCACCGGCTCCGTCACCGCCTTCGCTAACTCGTCCTTCGAACTGCTCGCCGGTATTGGCGTGTTCGCAACCCTCGGCTTCATGGCCGTCGCCAGCGGAGTGGCCGTCGACGAAGTCGCAAGCTCCGGCATCGGTCTGGCATTCATCGCCTTCCCAACGATCATCAACGAAATGCCGATGGGCGCACTGTTCGGCGTGCTGTTCTTCGGCTCCCTGTTCCTTGCGGGCATCACCTCCCTGATCTCCATTCAAGAGGTTGTGTTCGCCGCCCTGCGCGAGAAGCTCGGCTGGAGCCGTTCCATGACCGCCATCGTCTTCGGCGGCCTGATGGGCATTCTGTCCACCGTCCTTTTCGCCTCCACCTCCGGTCTGGTGATTCTGGACATCATGGACAAGTGGACAAACAACCTGGGCATCGTGTTCTGCGCTACCGTCGCGCTGCTCGTCGTCGGTTGGGTCACTGGCCGACGCAACGAGATCGCCCAGCACCTCAATGCCGTGTCTTCCTTGCGCGTCGGCGCGGTATGGGAGTTCTGTGCCTTTATTTTGACGCCAGTAACCCTCATCATCATGCTCGTCCTGGAGGTCAAAAGCATGCTTGCTGAGCCTTACGAGGGCTACGCCTCCGCACAGCTCAACCTCTACGGCTGGGGTGTTGTAGCGGCAATTATCGTCGCAGGCATCATCCTGTCCGTCCTTCCGTACAGCAAGAGGACCACCACCGATGGCATCCCTGGCTCTGACTTTGGCGTCCCACCAAAGGGCCGCAAGAAGGGCGAGCCTAACCCCCTGGCAGCTGACACCGCGGTGAATGCAGCTACCACCGCCACTGTAGATTCTTCCGCTACCTCAAGGAGCTAA